The Erigeron canadensis isolate Cc75 chromosome 4, C_canadensis_v1, whole genome shotgun sequence genome window below encodes:
- the LOC122594813 gene encoding dirigent protein 5-like — protein MAQILYKYYLFILLSILLIHSFVTFAHSKRSIDETKPCKRIVLYYHDILLNDTNIDNATSATVANHTQLGNFKHGMLVVFDDPMTKDNTLSPPVARAQGFYFYDSKNEYNAWYSYTLIFNSSEHKGTINIMGADLMGDETRDLSVVGGTGDFFMTRGIATFRTDGIPNAFYFRVEMDIKLYECY, from the coding sequence ATGGCACAAATACTTTATAAGTATTATCTTTTCATTCTCTTATCAATATTGCTCATACACTCTTTTGTCACATTTGCTCACTCTAAAAGATCAATTGATGAGACGAAACCTTGCAAGAGAATCGTGCTTTACTACCACGACATCCTTTTAAATGACACCAATATCGATAATGCCACATCAGCCACGGTCGCAAACCATACTCAACTAGGGAATTTCAAACATGGGATGCTTGTTGTCTTTGATGATCCAATGACCAAAGACAACACGTTATCCCCTCCGGTGGCTCGGGCTCAAGGGTTTTACTTTTACGATTCAAAGAATGAGTATAATGCATGGTATTCTTACACGTTAATTTTCAATTCAAGCGAACATAAAGGGACGATAAATATTATGGGTGCAGATTTGATGGGCGACGAGACAAGGGATCTTTCAGTTGTTGGAGGCACCGGTGATTTCTTTATGACACGAGGAATTGCTACGTTTCGGACCGATGGTATACCTAATGCTTTTTATTTTCGGGTTGAAATGGATATCAAGTTGTATGAGTGTTACTAA